A stretch of Leisingera sp. S132 DNA encodes these proteins:
- a CDS encoding septum formation initiator family protein — protein sequence MTRSTRPSLGAIAFFAIAFALSAYFTFAAVQGDFGLFRRVEIQAEAEELQQDLSRLQARIGDMENLTRRLSDDYLDLDLLDEQARTVLGLVRADEIVIR from the coding sequence GTGACCCGAAGCACACGGCCGTCCCTCGGCGCCATTGCCTTTTTTGCCATCGCATTCGCGCTGAGCGCGTATTTCACCTTTGCGGCGGTGCAGGGCGACTTCGGGTTGTTCAGACGGGTTGAGATCCAGGCTGAAGCAGAAGAACTTCAGCAGGATCTCAGCCGCCTCCAAGCACGGATCGGGGACATGGAAAACCTGACCCGGCGCCTGTCCGACGATTACCTCGACCTTGACCTCCTCGACGAACAGGCACGTACGGTTCTCGGTCTCGTCCGCGCGGACGAGATCGTGATCCGCTGA
- a CDS encoding pyruvate dehydrogenase complex E1 component subunit beta translates to MATEILMPALSPTMEEGTLAKWLVKEGDTVSSGDILAEIETDKATMEFEAVDEGTVGKILIGEGTEGVKVNTPIAVLLEDGESYDASAAPAPAAEAPAAEAPAPAAEAPAAPAAAAAAPAPVESRVLEPDYPEGTEMVQTTVREALRDAMAEEMRRDEDVFLMGEEVAEYQGAYKVSQGLLDEFGAKRVIDTPITEHGFAGIATGAAFGGLRPIVEFMTFNFAMQAIDHIINSAAKTLYMSGGQMGAPMVFRGPNGAAARVGAQHSQDYAAWYMQIPGLKVAMPYSAADAKGLMKTAIRDNNPVIFLENEILYGQSFEVPKLDDFTVPFGKARIWREGSDATIVSFGIGMKYALEAADKLAEDGISAEVIDLRTLRPMDLPAVIDSVKKTNRLVTVEEGWPQGSVGSYIASEVMQQAFDYLDAPVVTCTGKDVPMPYAANLERHALITTDEVVEAVKQVTYR, encoded by the coding sequence ATGGCAACTGAAATTCTGATGCCCGCCCTGTCGCCGACCATGGAGGAAGGCACCCTGGCCAAATGGCTGGTCAAGGAAGGCGATACCGTAAGCTCCGGCGACATTCTGGCCGAGATCGAAACCGACAAGGCGACGATGGAGTTCGAAGCCGTCGACGAAGGCACCGTCGGAAAGATCCTGATCGGTGAAGGCACCGAGGGCGTGAAAGTGAACACGCCCATCGCAGTGCTGCTGGAAGACGGCGAAAGCTACGACGCCTCCGCCGCCCCTGCCCCGGCTGCTGAAGCCCCGGCTGCTGAAGCCCCGGCACCGGCAGCTGAGGCGCCCGCAGCTCCCGCCGCTGCTGCCGCCGCGCCTGCGCCGGTCGAAAGCCGTGTTCTGGAGCCCGATTATCCGGAAGGCACCGAAATGGTGCAGACCACCGTGCGCGAAGCGCTGCGCGACGCCATGGCCGAGGAAATGCGCCGCGACGAGGACGTGTTCCTGATGGGCGAGGAAGTCGCCGAGTACCAGGGCGCCTACAAGGTCTCCCAGGGGCTCCTGGACGAATTCGGCGCCAAGCGGGTGATCGACACCCCGATCACCGAACACGGCTTTGCCGGCATCGCCACCGGCGCGGCCTTCGGCGGCCTGCGCCCGATTGTCGAGTTCATGACCTTCAACTTCGCCATGCAGGCGATTGACCACATCATCAACTCGGCAGCCAAGACGCTCTATATGTCCGGCGGCCAGATGGGCGCCCCAATGGTGTTCCGCGGCCCCAACGGCGCCGCCGCCCGCGTCGGTGCCCAGCACAGCCAGGACTACGCCGCCTGGTACATGCAGATCCCGGGCCTCAAGGTGGCGATGCCCTACTCCGCCGCCGACGCCAAGGGCCTGATGAAAACCGCGATCCGCGACAATAACCCGGTGATCTTCCTGGAGAACGAAATCCTCTACGGCCAAAGCTTTGAAGTGCCGAAACTGGACGATTTCACCGTGCCCTTCGGCAAGGCCCGCATCTGGCGCGAAGGCTCGGACGCCACCATCGTCTCCTTCGGCATCGGCATGAAATACGCGCTGGAAGCCGCCGACAAGCTGGCTGAGGACGGCATCTCAGCCGAGGTCATCGACCTGCGCACTTTGCGTCCGATGGACCTGCCCGCGGTGATTGACTCGGTCAAGAAGACCAACCGCCTGGTGACGGTCGAGGAAGGCTGGCCGCAGGGCTCCGTCGGCAGCTACATCGCCTCGGAAGTGATGCAGCAGGCCTTCGACTATCTGGACGCGCCGGTTGTGACCTGCACCGGCAAGGACGTTCCGATGCCCTATGCCGCCAACCTGGAACGCCACGCGCTGATCACCACGGATGAGGTGGTCGAAGCCGTGAAGCAAGTAACCTACCGGTAA
- a CDS encoding phosphoglycerate kinase has translation MGWKTLDDMDLNGKRVLVRVDINVPIVDGVVTDSTRIRRIAPTVRDILAAGGKPILLAHFGRPGGERRENLSLNQLVPTLERAFETRVLFAADCVGAGAEAAADALQPGEVLLLENTRFHAAETKNDPDLAAGMARLGEVYCNDAFSAAHRAHSSTEALARLLPACAGRLMQAELQALESALGQPQRPVTAVVGGAKVSTKLELLGNLIEKVDHLVIGGGMANTFLVAKGLPVGISLAERIMKDTAAEILAKAEAAGCEIILPSDIVVAKKFESNAPHEVLPADQCPEDGMILDAGPESVARIIEVFANSKTLIWNGPLGAFELEPFDAATNAAALKAAAMTRSGQLISVAGGGDTVAALNASGAAGDFSYISTAGGAFLEWMEGKTLPGVAALDQ, from the coding sequence ATGGGCTGGAAAACACTCGACGACATGGATCTGAACGGCAAGCGCGTGCTGGTGCGCGTGGATATCAACGTGCCGATCGTCGACGGCGTGGTGACTGACTCCACCCGCATCCGCCGCATCGCCCCCACCGTGCGCGACATTCTGGCCGCTGGCGGCAAGCCGATCCTGCTGGCCCACTTCGGCCGCCCCGGCGGCGAGCGCCGCGAGAACCTGTCGCTGAACCAGCTGGTGCCAACACTGGAGCGCGCCTTTGAAACCAGGGTGCTGTTTGCTGCCGATTGCGTCGGCGCAGGGGCTGAGGCCGCAGCCGATGCGCTGCAGCCGGGTGAAGTTCTGCTGCTGGAAAACACCCGCTTCCACGCGGCGGAAACCAAGAACGATCCCGACCTGGCTGCCGGCATGGCGCGCCTGGGCGAGGTCTACTGCAACGATGCCTTCTCCGCCGCCCACCGCGCGCACTCCTCGACCGAGGCACTGGCCCGCCTGCTGCCCGCCTGCGCCGGCCGTCTGATGCAGGCCGAACTGCAAGCGCTGGAAAGCGCTCTGGGCCAGCCGCAGCGCCCGGTCACCGCCGTGGTCGGCGGCGCCAAGGTCTCCACCAAGCTGGAACTGCTGGGCAACCTCATTGAGAAAGTCGACCACCTGGTGATCGGCGGCGGCATGGCCAACACTTTCCTGGTCGCCAAGGGGCTGCCGGTCGGCATCTCGCTGGCCGAACGCATCATGAAGGACACCGCCGCCGAAATCCTCGCCAAGGCAGAGGCCGCGGGCTGCGAGATCATCCTGCCGTCCGACATCGTGGTCGCCAAAAAGTTCGAATCCAACGCTCCGCATGAGGTGCTGCCCGCCGATCAGTGCCCCGAAGACGGCATGATCCTGGACGCAGGCCCCGAAAGCGTCGCTCGCATCATCGAGGTCTTTGCCAACAGCAAGACCCTGATCTGGAACGGCCCCCTTGGCGCGTTTGAGCTGGAACCGTTTGACGCCGCCACCAACGCCGCAGCGCTGAAGGCCGCCGCGATGACCCGCTCCGGCCAGCTGATCTCGGTTGCGGGCGGCGGCGACACCGTGGCGGCGCTCAACGCCTCCGGCGCGGCCGGCGACTTCAGCTATATCTCCACCGCCGGCGGCGCCTTCCTGGAATGGATGGAAGGCAAAACCCTGCCCGGCGTCGCGGCGCTGGATCAGTAA
- a CDS encoding SDR family oxidoreductase encodes MELKDKTIIITGASSGIGAAAALLFAAEGANVVLGARREARLKSIAGQIEQSNGRAAFLAGDVCDGSYAEALVDLAGEQFGGLDGAFNNAGMMGDVGPVAEMDPGNWQTVLETNLTSAFLSARAQIPALQRRGGGAIVFTGTFVGVSNGGMPGMAAYAASKAGLLGLTQSLASDHAALGIRVNTILPGGTRTDMAGDDPAVHELIAGLHPLKRMAEPKEIAQSAMFLLSDRASFMTGAPVSVDGGISARLL; translated from the coding sequence ATGGAACTGAAGGACAAGACAATCATCATCACCGGAGCCAGCAGCGGGATCGGCGCCGCCGCAGCGCTGCTGTTTGCCGCAGAAGGGGCAAATGTGGTGCTGGGCGCACGGCGGGAGGCGCGGCTGAAATCCATTGCCGGGCAGATTGAGCAAAGCAACGGCCGCGCGGCTTTTCTGGCCGGCGATGTCTGCGACGGATCTTATGCCGAGGCGCTGGTTGATTTGGCTGGGGAGCAGTTCGGCGGCCTGGATGGCGCGTTCAACAATGCGGGCATGATGGGGGATGTGGGTCCCGTTGCGGAGATGGACCCCGGCAACTGGCAAACCGTTCTTGAAACCAACCTCACCAGCGCGTTTCTGTCCGCCAGGGCCCAGATCCCCGCGCTGCAAAGACGGGGCGGAGGTGCCATTGTCTTTACCGGTACCTTTGTCGGCGTCAGCAATGGCGGCATGCCGGGCATGGCGGCCTATGCGGCGTCAAAGGCAGGATTGCTGGGGCTGACGCAGTCGCTGGCCTCGGATCATGCGGCTTTGGGGATCCGGGTGAATACGATCCTGCCAGGGGGTACCAGGACAGACATGGCTGGCGATGATCCGGCGGTGCATGAGCTGATCGCCGGTCTGCACCCGCTCAAGCGGATGGCAGAGCCGAAGGAGATTGCCCAGTCCGCGATGTTCCTGCTGTCGGACAGGGCAAGCTTTATGACCGGTGCGCCGGTGTCCGTGGATGGCGGTATTTCGGCCCGTCTGCTTTGA
- the pdhA gene encoding pyruvate dehydrogenase (acetyl-transferring) E1 component subunit alpha: MAARKSAKKPNVSAEELTKHYREMLLIRRFEEKSGQLYGMGLIGGFCHLYIGQEAVVVGLEAAAEEGDKRVTSYRDHGHMLACGMDPDGVMAELTGREGGYSKGKGGSMHMFSKEKHFYGGHGIVGAQVPIGAGLAFADKYKGNGRVTFAYFGDGAANQGQVYETFNMAALWKLPVVFVIENNQYAMGTSQQRSTSSAEIWERGKAFGIPGEAVDGMNVLSVKEAGERAVAHCRSGDGPYILEVKTYRYRGHSMSDPAKYRTREEVQKMREERDPIEQVREMLLTGGHASEDDLKAIDKEIKEIVSKSAEFAKESPEPALDELWTDIYA; encoded by the coding sequence ATGGCCGCTAGAAAAAGCGCAAAGAAACCAAACGTTTCTGCCGAAGAACTGACCAAACACTACCGCGAGATGCTGCTGATCCGCCGATTCGAGGAGAAGTCGGGCCAGCTCTACGGCATGGGCCTGATCGGCGGCTTCTGCCACCTCTACATCGGCCAGGAAGCGGTTGTCGTGGGGCTTGAGGCCGCAGCCGAGGAAGGCGACAAGCGCGTCACCTCTTACCGCGACCACGGCCACATGCTGGCCTGCGGCATGGACCCGGACGGCGTCATGGCCGAACTGACCGGGCGCGAGGGCGGCTATTCCAAGGGCAAGGGCGGCTCCATGCATATGTTCTCCAAGGAGAAGCATTTCTATGGCGGCCACGGCATCGTCGGCGCCCAGGTGCCGATCGGCGCGGGCCTTGCGTTCGCCGACAAGTACAAGGGCAACGGCCGCGTGACCTTCGCCTATTTCGGCGATGGTGCGGCCAACCAGGGCCAGGTCTACGAGACCTTCAACATGGCCGCCCTGTGGAAACTGCCGGTGGTCTTCGTGATCGAGAACAACCAGTACGCCATGGGCACCTCGCAGCAGCGCTCCACCTCCAGCGCCGAGATCTGGGAACGCGGCAAGGCGTTCGGCATCCCGGGCGAAGCGGTGGACGGCATGAACGTGCTGTCGGTCAAGGAAGCCGGCGAGCGCGCCGTGGCCCACTGCCGCAGCGGCGACGGCCCCTATATCCTCGAGGTGAAGACCTACCGCTACCGCGGCCACTCGATGTCGGACCCGGCCAAGTACCGCACCCGGGAAGAGGTCCAGAAAATGCGCGAGGAGCGCGACCCGATCGAGCAGGTCCGCGAGATGCTGCTGACAGGCGGCCACGCCAGCGAAGACGACCTCAAGGCGATCGACAAGGAGATCAAGGAGATCGTCAGCAAATCCGCAGAATTCGCCAAGGAGAGCCCCGAGCCCGCCCTGGACGAACTCTGGACCGACATCTACGCCTGA
- a CDS encoding DUF2189 domain-containing protein, with amino-acid sequence MTSKTDGSPSPDKLKPRPRNVLEVNTLTAGDISASLKAGFADFLARPVMSGFFGLFYAVFGILFVWCLVWLGKIWMIIPAAVGFPLVSPFAAAGLYEMSRRMQAGESFGWSDILSVMVRQRNREMGWMAFVTLFVFWVWMYQVRLWLAIILQKASFSDFEGFLHAVFFTPQGWAFLAVGTCAGAFLSAVLFTVTVIAMPMLLDRDTNFVTAMLTSIRAVAENAVVMLGWAAVISAAMLLSMVPAFLGLIVTLPVLGHTTWHLYRRAVPPAEAGAADGAV; translated from the coding sequence ATGACATCCAAGACTGACGGTTCCCCATCACCGGACAAGCTCAAGCCGAGGCCGCGGAACGTGCTTGAGGTCAACACGCTGACTGCAGGTGACATCAGCGCGTCGCTGAAGGCCGGGTTTGCCGATTTTCTGGCACGCCCCGTGATGAGCGGCTTCTTTGGCCTGTTCTATGCGGTTTTCGGCATCCTGTTTGTCTGGTGCCTGGTCTGGCTGGGCAAGATCTGGATGATCATTCCCGCCGCCGTGGGGTTTCCGCTGGTGTCGCCCTTTGCCGCTGCCGGGCTTTATGAGATGTCGCGGCGGATGCAAGCCGGGGAGAGCTTCGGCTGGTCAGACATCCTCAGCGTGATGGTCCGCCAGCGCAACCGGGAGATGGGCTGGATGGCCTTTGTCACCCTGTTCGTTTTCTGGGTGTGGATGTACCAGGTCCGGCTTTGGCTGGCGATCATCCTGCAGAAGGCGTCGTTTTCGGATTTCGAAGGGTTCCTGCACGCGGTCTTTTTCACGCCGCAGGGCTGGGCCTTTTTGGCGGTTGGCACCTGTGCGGGGGCGTTTTTGTCGGCGGTTCTGTTCACGGTGACCGTTATCGCCATGCCGATGCTGCTGGACCGGGACACCAATTTCGTGACGGCCATGCTGACGTCGATCCGCGCGGTTGCGGAGAATGCGGTGGTCATGCTGGGCTGGGCAGCGGTCATCTCCGCCGCCATGCTGCTGTCGATGGTGCCGGCGTTTCTGGGCCTGATCGTCACGCTGCCGGTTCTGGGGCACACCACCTGGCATCTGTACCGGCGGGCCGTGCCGCCGGCGGAGGCGGGGGCTGCCGACGGTGCTGTTTGA
- a CDS encoding pyruvate dehydrogenase complex dihydrolipoamide acetyltransferase: MPTEILMPALSPTMEEGTLAKWLVKEGDTVSSGDLIAEIETDKATMEFEAVDEGVVGKILIAEGSEGVKVNTPIAVLLEDGESAGDIQSSGSSSADAAPAKADAPAASEAPAAKAEAPAAAPKEEAKAAPAAPQGADGSRIFASPLARRIAADKGLDLSAIKGSGPKGRIVKADVIDAKPQAAAAAAPKAEAAAAAPAAAAPAGPSADMVARMYEGRDFEEVKLDGMRKTIAARLTEAKQTIPHFYLRRDIQLDALLAFRAQLNKQLEGRGVKLSVNDFIIKAVALALQAVPDANAVWAGDRVLKMKASDVAVAVAIEGGLFTPVLQDSDTKSLSALSAEMKDLASRARERKLAPHEYQGGSFAISNLGMFGIDNFDAIVNPPHAGILAVGSGVKKPVVGSDGELKVATVMSVTMSVDHRVIDGALGADLLKAIVDNLENPMVMLA; this comes from the coding sequence ATGCCCACCGAAATCCTGATGCCCGCGCTTTCTCCCACCATGGAGGAAGGCACCCTTGCCAAATGGCTGGTCAAGGAGGGCGACACCGTCTCCTCCGGCGACCTGATCGCCGAGATCGAAACCGACAAGGCCACCATGGAGTTTGAAGCCGTGGACGAAGGCGTGGTCGGCAAGATCCTGATCGCCGAAGGCTCCGAAGGCGTGAAGGTCAACACCCCCATCGCGGTTCTGCTGGAAGACGGCGAAAGCGCCGGCGACATCCAGTCCTCCGGCAGCTCCAGCGCGGACGCAGCTCCGGCCAAGGCTGACGCCCCTGCGGCGTCCGAGGCCCCCGCGGCCAAAGCGGAAGCCCCTGCAGCCGCTCCCAAGGAAGAGGCCAAGGCTGCCCCCGCCGCGCCGCAGGGTGCCGATGGCAGCCGCATCTTCGCCTCGCCGCTGGCACGCCGCATCGCTGCGGACAAGGGCCTGGACCTGAGCGCCATCAAGGGCTCCGGCCCCAAGGGCCGCATCGTCAAGGCCGACGTGATCGACGCCAAGCCGCAGGCTGCTGCAGCCGCCGCACCCAAGGCAGAGGCCGCCGCTGCCGCGCCTGCTGCTGCTGCCCCTGCCGGCCCCTCCGCCGACATGGTTGCCCGCATGTACGAAGGCCGCGACTTCGAAGAGGTCAAGCTGGACGGCATGCGCAAGACCATCGCCGCCCGCCTGACCGAGGCCAAGCAGACCATCCCGCATTTCTACCTGCGCCGCGACATCCAGCTCGATGCGCTGCTGGCGTTCCGCGCCCAGCTGAACAAGCAGCTCGAGGGCCGCGGTGTGAAGCTCTCGGTCAACGACTTCATCATCAAGGCGGTGGCGCTGGCGCTGCAGGCAGTTCCGGACGCCAACGCGGTCTGGGCCGGAGACCGCGTGCTGAAAATGAAAGCCTCCGACGTGGCGGTTGCCGTTGCCATCGAGGGCGGGTTGTTCACCCCTGTCCTGCAGGACAGCGACACCAAATCCCTGTCGGCGCTTTCGGCTGAGATGAAAGACCTCGCCTCCCGTGCCCGCGAGCGCAAGCTAGCCCCGCATGAATACCAGGGCGGCAGCTTCGCGATCTCCAACCTCGGCATGTTCGGCATCGACAACTTCGACGCCATCGTGAACCCGCCGCACGCGGGCATCCTGGCGGTCGGCTCCGGCGTCAAGAAACCGGTTGTGGGTTCCGACGGCGAACTGAAGGTCGCCACCGTGATGAGCGTCACCATGTCGGTCGACCACCGCGTCATCGACGGCGCCCTCGGCGCGGACCTCTTGAAGGCCATCGTCGACAACCTGGAAAACCCGATGGTGATGCTGGCCTGA